A genomic stretch from Terriglobus sp. RCC_193 includes:
- the ctaD gene encoding cytochrome c oxidase subunit I, which yields MNEQHVVIAEESYTTTSDAERAAQLAKVWAEPSGFLGWFKAVHHTTIGKRYMVTAFGFFLAAGLLAGAMRLQLAFPEAHIMSPDLYNQVFTMHGSVMMFLFAVPMMFEALSVYFVPLMVGTRNIAFPRLNAFSYYLFLFAGLMLFAFFFVNSGPDRGWFSYVPLSGPDYAPGKRADIWAQLITFTEISGLCVAVEVIVTVFKLRAPGMSLNRIPIFVWGEVVTSFMVIFAMPGVVVASTMLLLDRTASTQFFNPAVGGDVLLFQHLFWWFGHPEVYIIFIPGTAIVSTIAATFSRRHVFGYMALVLSLIATGFIAFGLWVHHMFATGIPQMSEGFFTAASMMIAIPAGTQIFCWLATILTGKVVLKTPMWWVLGFFFVFIIGGMTGIFVASVPVDLQVHDTYFVVAHFHYVLIGGAVFPMFGAFAYWFPKLTGRMLSEMLGLWSFWLFTIGFNITFFPMHILGLRGMPRRVYTYPADAGWTALNQIESVGYIFLFLGVAVFLYNVWHSLRRGEMAPANPWQAGGLEWATASPPATYNFLNMPTVNGSEPLWDALPDQPVVSGMHEDVREIVTTRILDAEPEGRDEMPGPTAWPFIAAVVTTALFIGSIFRPIAVSIGAIPLAIALIGWFWPTREESQRRARRNIWEQS from the coding sequence ATGAACGAACAGCATGTGGTTATCGCAGAAGAGTCCTACACCACCACAAGTGATGCGGAACGCGCAGCGCAGTTAGCGAAGGTCTGGGCAGAGCCATCCGGATTTTTAGGGTGGTTCAAAGCCGTACATCACACCACAATCGGGAAGCGCTACATGGTCACGGCCTTTGGTTTCTTTCTGGCCGCAGGTTTGCTTGCTGGCGCTATGAGGCTCCAGCTTGCGTTTCCAGAAGCACACATCATGAGCCCCGATCTCTACAACCAGGTCTTCACCATGCATGGCAGCGTGATGATGTTCCTGTTTGCCGTGCCTATGATGTTCGAAGCCCTTTCCGTATATTTTGTGCCACTGATGGTCGGCACGCGAAACATCGCCTTCCCGCGCCTCAACGCCTTCAGCTACTACCTTTTCCTCTTCGCGGGGTTGATGCTGTTCGCATTTTTCTTTGTTAACTCCGGACCAGACCGCGGATGGTTCTCATACGTTCCACTCTCTGGCCCTGACTATGCTCCCGGTAAGCGAGCCGACATATGGGCACAACTCATCACCTTTACAGAAATTTCCGGCCTTTGTGTTGCCGTAGAGGTCATCGTTACCGTTTTCAAACTGCGCGCTCCGGGCATGTCTCTTAACCGGATACCCATATTCGTGTGGGGAGAGGTTGTGACATCATTCATGGTCATCTTCGCTATGCCAGGAGTAGTCGTAGCAAGCACCATGCTTTTGCTGGATAGGACAGCCTCGACACAATTCTTCAATCCTGCCGTGGGTGGAGACGTGCTTCTGTTCCAACATCTCTTTTGGTGGTTTGGCCATCCAGAGGTCTACATCATCTTCATCCCCGGCACGGCCATTGTCTCTACGATTGCCGCAACATTCTCACGCCGACACGTCTTCGGTTACATGGCGCTCGTTCTTTCGCTCATTGCCACTGGATTCATCGCTTTTGGCCTGTGGGTTCATCACATGTTTGCCACGGGCATCCCGCAGATGAGTGAAGGTTTCTTCACCGCAGCCAGCATGATGATCGCCATTCCGGCGGGAACACAGATATTCTGTTGGCTTGCCACCATCCTTACGGGAAAAGTTGTTTTGAAAACACCCATGTGGTGGGTACTCGGCTTTTTCTTCGTTTTCATCATTGGTGGCATGACGGGAATCTTCGTCGCCTCCGTTCCCGTAGATCTGCAGGTGCATGACACCTACTTCGTTGTCGCGCACTTCCACTACGTGCTGATTGGCGGCGCCGTATTCCCTATGTTTGGCGCATTCGCGTATTGGTTCCCCAAGTTGACGGGCCGCATGCTCAGTGAAATGCTCGGGCTTTGGAGCTTCTGGCTCTTCACCATCGGTTTCAACATCACGTTCTTTCCCATGCATATCCTGGGCCTTCGCGGCATGCCGCGTCGCGTCTATACCTACCCTGCTGACGCCGGTTGGACTGCGTTGAATCAGATTGAATCCGTGGGATACATCTTCCTGTTTCTCGGTGTCGCCGTGTTCCTGTACAACGTATGGCATTCGTTACGACGCGGTGAGATGGCGCCCGCAAACCCGTGGCAGGCAGGCGGATTGGAGTGGGCCACCGCATCTCCGCCTGCAACCTACAACTTCCTGAACATGCCGACAGTCAATGGAAGCGAGCCACTGTGGGACGCGCTGCCGGATCAACCTGTGGTCAGTGGCATGCACGAAGATGTTCGCGAAATTGTCACCACACGCATACTGGATGCCGAACCAGAGGGCCGTGATGAGATGCCCGGCCCGACAGCTTGGCCATTCATAGCTGCAGTCGTTACGACGGCACTCTTCATCGGCAGTATCTTCAGGCCGATCGCTGTTTCCATTGGTGCGATCCCGCTGGCGATTGCCCTCATTGGCTGGTTCTGGCCCACGCGTGAAGAATCGCAACGACGCGCGAGGAGGAATATATGGGAACAGAGCTAA
- a CDS encoding cytochrome c gives MSFRSREFFAFALLVSLCACKREQRIFDPGSAASQPAGATPLTEVGAGTSPPPGNRPNAIAESAYAVGEGKRLYQAYNCVGCHANGGGAIGPALMDSEWIYGSSLEQIHSTIVQGRPNGMPSFAGKIPDYQVWEIAAYVRSMSGQLPSDVAPSRSDHMPMVVPEQSRPKEHPGAEHPQPVITEPQR, from the coding sequence ATGTCTTTTCGCTCCCGTGAGTTCTTTGCCTTTGCTCTACTGGTTTCGTTGTGTGCCTGCAAACGTGAGCAGCGTATCTTCGATCCGGGCAGCGCTGCATCGCAGCCAGCAGGGGCGACACCGCTGACAGAGGTAGGCGCCGGTACTTCACCGCCTCCGGGTAATCGTCCCAATGCAATTGCAGAAAGTGCGTATGCCGTTGGCGAAGGCAAGCGCCTGTACCAGGCTTATAACTGCGTGGGTTGCCACGCAAACGGCGGAGGCGCAATCGGTCCCGCTCTGATGGATTCGGAATGGATCTACGGCAGCTCCCTGGAACAGATCCACTCCACCATTGTGCAAGGCAGACCCAACGGAATGCCGAGTTTCGCGGGCAAGATACCCGACTATCAAGTGTGGGAAATTGCCGCCTATGTGCGTTCCATGAGCGGGCAGCTTCCGTCCGACGTTGCACCTTCACGCTCAGATCACATGCCAATGGTGGTTCCTGAACAATCTCGTCCAAAGGAGCACCCCGGAGCAGAGCATCCACAGCCCGTTATCACGGAGCCGCAGCGATGA
- a CDS encoding PQQ-dependent dehydrogenase, methanol/ethanol family: MTLSFRIRCATYLTGVCLLSCGCHTKPSPVQNLAAGQVRPIAQINDSDDGEWHRATKDFANRRYSQLDQINSNNVSRLRVAFTFSTGVAHGQEAAPIVANKTMYLATPWPNILYALDLTKPGAPIKWKYEPHPSPSSKGEACCDSVTRGAVFDNGKIIFSTLDGYTIALDAESGKELWKTRLADFTKGETITMAPMVVHDHVYIGNSGGEFGVRGWLASLDAKDGKLLWKAYSTGPDSEVRIGPRFKPFYANDKGSDLGVKTWPPDAWKTGGGTVWGFLSYDPTLNLIYYGTANPGPWNYVQRPGDNKWTAGMFARDADTGEAVWFYQMSPHDLYDWDGVNEDVLVDLPLNGTTRKVLLRPDRNGYLYTIDRASGQVLSANPYAFINTTSGVDLKTGALQHIPDKAPRVGQVVRNICPVAPGAKDWQPSSFSPQTGLLYIPHQNMCMDEELMAANYIPGTPYIGASVQYYSGPGGHMGELTAWDPIAGKPAWVIKDKYPIWSGTVSTAGGLVFFGTMDGWFKAADAKTGTILWQFKTDSGVIGQPITYRGPDGKQYIAVLSGIGGWPGSIVAAKLDTRDGTAGNGWGKALPNIRNEVTAGGTLYVFSLP; encoded by the coding sequence ATGACGTTGTCTTTTCGTATTCGCTGTGCGACATACCTGACTGGGGTATGTCTTCTCTCGTGTGGCTGCCATACGAAACCTTCCCCTGTTCAAAATCTAGCGGCTGGACAGGTAAGGCCCATCGCACAAATCAATGATTCCGACGATGGCGAGTGGCACCGCGCGACGAAGGACTTTGCCAATCGCCGCTATAGCCAGCTCGATCAGATCAATTCCAATAACGTCTCGCGGCTACGTGTAGCATTCACGTTTTCTACCGGGGTAGCGCACGGACAGGAAGCCGCGCCTATTGTTGCGAACAAAACGATGTATCTCGCGACACCTTGGCCAAACATCCTGTATGCCCTGGATCTAACAAAGCCGGGTGCGCCTATCAAATGGAAATACGAACCACATCCATCCCCTTCTTCCAAGGGCGAGGCGTGTTGTGATTCCGTAACACGCGGCGCTGTGTTTGATAACGGCAAGATCATTTTCAGCACGCTGGATGGGTACACCATTGCCCTCGACGCAGAATCCGGGAAGGAGCTATGGAAGACCCGACTCGCTGACTTCACGAAGGGCGAGACCATCACCATGGCTCCTATGGTCGTCCATGACCACGTTTATATCGGCAACTCAGGCGGCGAGTTTGGTGTGCGTGGATGGCTTGCATCGCTGGATGCGAAAGATGGCAAGCTCTTGTGGAAGGCCTACAGTACCGGGCCTGATAGCGAGGTCCGCATCGGGCCGCGGTTCAAGCCTTTCTACGCAAACGACAAAGGTTCCGACCTGGGAGTTAAGACATGGCCGCCCGATGCATGGAAGACAGGCGGAGGTACGGTATGGGGATTCCTTTCCTATGATCCCACTCTGAATCTCATCTATTACGGTACGGCGAATCCTGGACCCTGGAACTATGTGCAGCGTCCCGGCGACAACAAGTGGACTGCTGGTATGTTTGCTCGCGATGCCGACACCGGCGAAGCAGTGTGGTTTTACCAGATGTCTCCTCATGATCTTTACGACTGGGATGGCGTGAATGAAGACGTCCTGGTGGATCTCCCATTGAATGGCACCACGAGAAAGGTCTTACTGCGACCGGACCGCAATGGGTATCTCTACACGATTGATCGCGCCTCAGGACAGGTGCTGTCCGCGAACCCATATGCGTTCATCAACACCACAAGTGGAGTGGATCTAAAAACGGGCGCTCTGCAACATATTCCTGACAAGGCTCCAAGAGTTGGACAGGTAGTGCGTAACATCTGCCCGGTAGCGCCGGGCGCAAAGGATTGGCAACCCTCGTCCTTTTCACCCCAAACCGGACTGCTTTACATCCCACACCAGAACATGTGCATGGATGAGGAGCTTATGGCAGCGAACTACATTCCGGGGACACCCTACATCGGAGCGTCAGTACAGTATTACTCCGGACCAGGTGGGCACATGGGCGAATTGACGGCGTGGGACCCCATTGCAGGAAAACCGGCATGGGTTATCAAGGATAAATATCCCATCTGGAGCGGTACTGTTTCCACCGCAGGAGGCCTTGTCTTCTTTGGGACCATGGATGGGTGGTTCAAGGCCGCAGACGCAAAGACCGGCACTATCCTGTGGCAATTCAAAACGGACTCAGGCGTCATCGGACAGCCCATCACCTATCGTGGGCCGGATGGAAAACAATACATTGCCGTGCTCTCCGGGATTGGCGGATGGCCAGGGTCCATCGTAGCGGCGAAGCTCGATACCCGTGACGGCACAGCAGGCAATGGATGGGGTAAGGCATTGCCGAACATCCGCAATGAAGTCACAGCGGGAGGGACGTTATATGTCTTTTCGCTCCCGTGA
- a CDS encoding sugar phosphate isomerase/epimerase family protein, which produces MMTRRNFLQTAAAVTVMSSVPARANTRLPIHMAVEYNMLPENLSILQRFQLAKDCGFEQIECPTSNDADARAMKDASEKVGLPIHSVMNIDHWKYPFSSADPAVVEKSLEGARTSMRNAHLWGATTVLLVPGVVNSQTSYKDAYTRSQIALRKLIPLAEQLNVTIAVEEVWNKFLLSPLEFARYVDEFNSPHVRAYFDVGNVVLYGYPQDWIRTLGKRIAKLHIKDFTFHHDKAAGGNVARWVSPGEGDIDWTAIYSALQDVGYQGTATLELASGDGDYLKDMRRRFGLILSGDMPAKAK; this is translated from the coding sequence ATGATGACTCGCCGAAATTTTCTGCAGACCGCCGCCGCAGTGACCGTGATGTCTTCCGTGCCCGCCCGGGCGAATACTCGGCTGCCCATTCACATGGCAGTGGAGTACAACATGCTGCCCGAAAATCTATCGATTCTGCAGCGCTTTCAGCTTGCGAAGGACTGCGGCTTCGAGCAGATCGAATGCCCCACATCGAACGATGCGGATGCACGGGCAATGAAGGACGCCTCAGAGAAGGTCGGCTTGCCGATTCATTCGGTGATGAATATCGACCACTGGAAGTATCCTTTCTCTTCCGCTGATCCGGCCGTGGTGGAGAAGAGCCTTGAAGGAGCGCGCACTTCGATGCGCAACGCGCACCTCTGGGGAGCAACAACGGTACTGCTTGTGCCAGGCGTGGTGAATTCACAGACTTCATACAAGGATGCATACACGCGTTCACAGATCGCGCTTCGCAAGCTGATTCCGCTGGCAGAGCAGTTGAACGTGACGATTGCAGTGGAAGAAGTGTGGAACAAGTTCCTGCTGAGTCCACTGGAGTTTGCTCGTTATGTGGACGAATTCAATTCGCCGCATGTACGCGCCTACTTTGACGTGGGCAATGTCGTGCTCTACGGCTATCCGCAGGATTGGATTCGCACGCTGGGCAAACGCATTGCCAAGCTGCACATTAAGGACTTTACGTTTCATCACGATAAGGCTGCGGGTGGCAACGTGGCTCGCTGGGTATCTCCAGGAGAGGGCGATATTGACTGGACGGCGATTTATTCCGCGCTGCAGGACGTTGGCTATCAGGGAACGGCAACACTCGAACTTGCCTCAGGCGATGGGGATTACCTGAAAGATATGCGCCGGCGTTTCGGCCTTATTCTTTCCGGAGATATGCCTGCAAAGGCCAAGTGA
- a CDS encoding carboxypeptidase regulatory-like domain-containing protein, giving the protein MNATLRGTVMDSSGSVVAKAKVELYEPLTGQKVRETISADTGDFEVNELKPGTYQLRCSSSGFKQFVAQNIILDSGQIRRINPTLALGEASEEVTVSAGAAVINTESSTLGGLFSAKQHDESPQVTIYPSTYSMLTTLSGVQGGTGSPIANGQTQQQQSQTFDGIANDLQGNQSNNANFFEQVSASLFNAPAESPVPVQINMVTKRGTNKFHGSASYRIYDSVFNARGYFTTAKSPYLQHEWNLEGGGYIWRDRTFFYGQWFAQKIPLGYQALANVPTMAMRSGVFSTPIIDPQTGQPFPNNTIPASRINSVAKAFQDNYIPAPNNGPATSQANNYVFQFPFNTDLYRGDWPMARIDHQLTKKNSFFVRWLMRQTPYVLNNGLPILVWTRNRRHQQWAAGDTHLFTPQMVNEFRFGYSTDYMVDGQTNAGKTPPDGAQVLATTGLQGSNPSNSKGQGFPSISFGGSGFTALTNVAGGIKANNHITTFADTLTWQRGRHVLKFGGSAVHFSNYYGFVNDYGTFSFNGSITKSGTAATPASVYADFLLGLPQQSQRTNPLGGRTQTLNEYGLFAQDSFKISPKLNIDYGVRWDIYGTPSAADHLMYNFDPTTGNVIVDPGGIAKVSPFYPSTITIKPGDVRALVDKSNITPRVGVAYQVTSHSVLRGGYGLYISRLGAANAFNNFLPINPQLGSTGPFSISEVYNNNTNGCLFSFPNPYPSCAGATPPSQSILGYPRQTEHGHIHQFSATYEIELHNTGFRVSYVGSRSTGLNYSVNINKPAPSTTTWTSARNPYPQFVSATMVRYDGNANYNGLQFDVRRRVGSFTFTANYSLSSSQANFLDTENPYNVLGRYANDGLTRRHYSASTLTYALPFGHGKRYLNGAGGMTDRVVGGWSTNVMTYLASGTWFSPGFTGSDPSGTNTLSGLPDLVGDPNNIPGGKSKTNWFNQAAFAIPKPGTFGNALPFSLAGQNLYQTHVSIIKSTLITERVKFNFVTQISNLFNHAQFVNPTGSISSATGNQFTSQIGTFGGYEVATPRNITFQGAFVF; this is encoded by the coding sequence GTGAATGCGACGTTGCGCGGCACCGTCATGGACTCCAGCGGTAGCGTGGTGGCTAAAGCCAAGGTAGAGCTCTACGAGCCGTTGACCGGTCAGAAGGTTCGCGAAACCATCTCAGCTGACACAGGTGACTTCGAGGTCAACGAATTGAAGCCAGGCACCTATCAGCTTCGTTGCAGTTCGTCTGGTTTCAAGCAGTTTGTCGCACAGAACATCATCCTCGATAGCGGCCAGATACGCCGCATCAATCCGACGCTTGCCCTTGGTGAAGCCAGCGAAGAGGTCACCGTCTCAGCAGGTGCAGCGGTCATCAATACCGAATCATCAACGCTCGGCGGTCTATTTTCGGCGAAGCAGCACGATGAGTCTCCGCAGGTCACAATCTATCCATCGACCTACTCGATGTTGACGACGCTCTCTGGCGTGCAGGGCGGCACGGGTTCTCCCATTGCAAATGGTCAGACACAGCAGCAGCAGTCGCAGACGTTCGACGGCATCGCCAACGACCTGCAGGGCAACCAGAGCAACAACGCTAATTTCTTTGAGCAAGTCTCGGCATCGCTCTTCAATGCTCCGGCCGAAAGCCCCGTTCCCGTACAGATCAACATGGTGACCAAGCGCGGCACCAACAAGTTTCACGGCAGCGCCAGCTATCGCATTTACGATTCGGTCTTCAACGCGCGCGGCTACTTCACCACCGCTAAATCCCCGTACCTGCAGCACGAATGGAACCTTGAGGGTGGAGGCTACATCTGGCGTGACCGCACCTTCTTCTACGGCCAGTGGTTCGCCCAGAAGATTCCACTGGGTTACCAGGCCCTGGCGAACGTTCCCACGATGGCGATGCGCTCTGGTGTCTTTTCAACGCCCATCATCGATCCGCAGACCGGTCAGCCCTTTCCCAATAACACCATTCCGGCATCGCGCATCAACTCGGTAGCCAAGGCCTTTCAAGACAATTACATTCCAGCCCCGAACAACGGTCCGGCAACAAGCCAGGCCAATAATTATGTCTTCCAGTTTCCCTTCAACACCGACCTCTATCGCGGCGACTGGCCGATGGCCCGCATCGATCATCAGTTGACCAAGAAGAATTCCTTCTTTGTGCGCTGGCTCATGCGTCAAACGCCGTACGTGCTGAACAACGGCCTTCCCATCCTGGTGTGGACCCGCAACCGACGGCATCAGCAGTGGGCAGCTGGCGACACCCACCTGTTCACGCCACAGATGGTCAATGAGTTCCGCTTCGGCTATTCGACTGACTACATGGTCGACGGCCAGACCAACGCTGGGAAAACACCTCCCGACGGCGCTCAGGTGTTGGCAACCACCGGACTGCAAGGATCGAATCCCAGTAATAGCAAGGGACAGGGATTTCCCAGCATCTCCTTTGGCGGTTCAGGTTTCACCGCTTTGACAAACGTAGCCGGAGGCATCAAAGCGAACAACCATATAACAACATTCGCGGACACACTCACCTGGCAGAGGGGACGCCATGTACTGAAGTTTGGAGGCTCGGCAGTCCACTTCAGCAATTACTACGGCTTCGTCAATGACTATGGCACGTTCAGCTTCAACGGCTCTATTACAAAATCAGGCACTGCAGCCACCCCCGCATCGGTCTACGCTGACTTTCTGCTTGGACTTCCGCAACAAAGCCAGCGAACGAATCCACTCGGCGGTCGTACACAGACTCTGAACGAGTACGGCCTGTTCGCGCAGGACTCGTTCAAAATTTCGCCGAAGCTGAACATCGACTACGGCGTGCGCTGGGACATCTATGGCACGCCGTCAGCAGCTGACCACCTGATGTATAACTTCGACCCAACGACCGGTAACGTCATCGTTGATCCAGGCGGAATCGCAAAAGTAAGCCCGTTCTATCCCTCTACCATCACGATCAAGCCTGGCGATGTGCGCGCTCTGGTTGATAAGAGCAACATCACTCCGCGAGTTGGGGTGGCCTACCAGGTAACGAGCCATTCCGTCCTACGTGGAGGCTACGGTCTCTACATCTCGCGTCTGGGTGCTGCCAATGCATTCAACAACTTCCTTCCAATCAATCCTCAGCTCGGATCGACCGGCCCATTCTCGATCAGCGAGGTCTACAACAACAACACAAATGGCTGCTTGTTTTCTTTCCCGAACCCCTATCCCTCCTGTGCCGGCGCGACACCGCCAAGCCAGAGCATTCTGGGCTATCCACGCCAGACTGAGCATGGTCATATCCATCAGTTCAGCGCAACCTACGAGATCGAACTGCACAACACCGGCTTCCGTGTTTCGTATGTCGGCTCCAGAAGCACAGGACTGAACTATTCGGTAAACATCAACAAACCCGCGCCGAGCACAACAACCTGGACGTCAGCGCGCAATCCTTATCCTCAGTTCGTATCGGCAACGATGGTCCGCTACGACGGCAACGCCAACTATAACGGCCTGCAATTCGATGTGCGCCGACGTGTTGGCTCGTTCACCTTCACCGCCAACTATTCCCTGTCGAGCAGCCAGGCAAACTTTCTGGACACGGAGAACCCCTATAACGTGCTGGGGCGTTATGCGAACGATGGTCTGACACGTCGGCATTACAGCGCAAGCACGCTTACCTATGCACTTCCGTTCGGTCACGGGAAACGGTATCTGAACGGAGCCGGAGGAATGACGGACCGTGTCGTGGGCGGCTGGTCGACCAATGTGATGACATATTTAGCGTCCGGCACGTGGTTTTCGCCAGGGTTCACTGGTTCCGACCCCTCAGGCACCAACACACTGAGTGGCCTGCCAGACCTGGTGGGCGATCCGAACAATATCCCCGGAGGCAAGTCGAAGACGAATTGGTTCAACCAGGCCGCCTTTGCTATTCCGAAGCCTGGAACCTTCGGCAATGCATTACCGTTCAGCCTGGCAGGCCAGAACCTGTATCAGACACACGTCTCGATCATCAAGAGCACTCTGATCACCGAGCGTGTGAAGTTTAACTTCGTCACGCAGATCTCCAACTTGTTTAACCACGCGCAGTTCGTCAACCCCACCGGAAGCATCAGTTCTGCCACCGGCAATCAATTCACCAGCCAAATTGGAACCTTCGGCGGGTATGAAGTGGCCACACCGCGAAACATCACCTTCCAGGGGGCCTTCGTCTTTTAA
- a CDS encoding c-type cytochrome has translation MSSRTTHALGQFDCLRDAYRIAARQSIRLALLLASGLLPMAAKGQAANSPLPNGPHRDTVQRICSSCHAVQMFTGRKMSKEAWGTTVSNMIARGAKINDDEFDQIVTYLSATFPADGAEVVTGITRSVPTGQAKPPRRRSLIDQAGSDDKQVVDEDLAALGKKVYIAQCITCHGTNARGSERGPDLVRSVLVLHDRYGSTIAPFLDQGHSKVKPVQLTREEVVNLSHYLHQQIGDTLRTGPYNHTLNILVGDPKAGKTYFEGAGGCTKCHSVTGDLAHIASKYAPFALQQKVVFPDNRAITRQGSVSRQAKTLTVTVTTPKGTKVTGVPTNMDDYNVSLRDAAGQYYSFTRSPDLKVEKNDPYAAHVALLDVYTDKDIHDVVSYLETLQ, from the coding sequence ATGTCGTCACGTACAACACACGCATTGGGCCAGTTTGATTGCTTGAGGGACGCATATAGGATTGCGGCCAGGCAATCAATCCGTCTTGCACTTCTGCTGGCATCTGGCCTGCTGCCGATGGCGGCGAAGGGGCAGGCAGCAAACTCACCATTGCCGAATGGACCGCATCGCGATACGGTGCAACGCATCTGCTCAAGCTGCCATGCAGTTCAGATGTTTACCGGTCGGAAGATGAGCAAAGAGGCATGGGGAACAACCGTATCGAACATGATCGCGCGTGGAGCAAAGATCAATGATGATGAGTTTGATCAGATTGTTACCTATCTCTCGGCGACGTTTCCTGCAGATGGGGCCGAAGTCGTTACAGGCATCACGCGATCTGTGCCAACGGGGCAGGCTAAACCACCACGTAGACGCAGCTTGATCGATCAGGCTGGGTCTGACGATAAGCAGGTTGTGGATGAAGATCTCGCTGCGTTGGGCAAGAAGGTTTACATTGCGCAATGCATTACCTGCCACGGGACCAATGCACGCGGCAGCGAACGCGGACCGGATCTGGTGCGCTCGGTGTTGGTGCTGCACGATCGCTATGGCAGTACCATTGCGCCGTTTCTTGATCAGGGACACTCAAAGGTGAAACCGGTGCAGTTGACCAGGGAAGAAGTCGTTAACTTGTCTCACTATTTACATCAGCAGATTGGCGATACGTTGCGCACAGGGCCTTACAACCACACATTGAATATTCTTGTGGGCGATCCGAAGGCAGGTAAGACCTACTTTGAAGGCGCTGGAGGCTGCACGAAGTGTCACTCCGTTACGGGCGACCTGGCACACATTGCTTCAAAGTATGCACCGTTTGCCCTGCAGCAAAAGGTGGTGTTCCCGGATAATCGGGCGATCACCAGGCAGGGATCGGTTTCGCGGCAGGCCAAGACGCTTACAGTTACCGTGACAACTCCCAAGGGAACGAAGGTGACCGGCGTGCCAACAAACATGGATGATTACAACGTTTCATTGCGCGACGCCGCAGGGCAGTACTACAGCTTTACACGCAGTCCAGATCTCAAGGTAGAGAAGAATGATCCGTACGCCGCGCATGTGGCGCTTCTCGATGTCTACACCGACAAGGATATTCATGACGTGGTGTCGTACCTGGAGACCTTGCAATGA
- the coxB gene encoding cytochrome c oxidase subunit II — translation MNLRATALLFFSSHQSPLNPAGIQARHIEHNLVLIFGITSAVYLIVIAVLFFGVLRNHAREGFVPHTLVEDPDVDRKATYIVGGAIGATVVLLFVMMISSFITSHRTAVLANAQSLKIDVYGHQWWWEVEYPMDEQPFRMVRTANEIHVPVGSVVTIHATSRDVIHSFWAPNIHGKKDLIPGYENDLTLEVDQPGTWRGQCAEFCGLQHAHMAFDIVAQSRADFDRWYVQQLSAAPEPTTPQTIHGRDVFLNHPCMMCHTIRGTTAGSTVGPDLTHVASRSMIAAGTLKNTPGNMAGWILNAQSIKPGVRMPPNPMPGQDLNDLLAYLETLR, via the coding sequence ATGAACCTTCGGGCAACAGCGCTCCTCTTCTTTTCGAGCCATCAATCTCCACTGAATCCCGCCGGGATACAAGCACGCCACATTGAGCACAATCTTGTACTGATCTTTGGCATCACGTCAGCCGTGTACCTGATCGTCATCGCTGTTCTCTTCTTTGGGGTCCTTCGCAACCACGCTCGAGAAGGCTTCGTTCCGCATACGCTGGTTGAAGATCCGGATGTAGATCGCAAGGCTACGTATATTGTTGGCGGCGCAATCGGCGCAACGGTCGTTCTTCTTTTTGTGATGATGATTTCCAGCTTCATCACAAGTCATCGCACTGCCGTGCTGGCGAATGCTCAATCGCTGAAGATTGACGTTTACGGCCATCAATGGTGGTGGGAAGTGGAATACCCCATGGATGAGCAGCCTTTCCGTATGGTCCGCACAGCAAATGAAATTCACGTACCGGTTGGTTCAGTTGTCACAATCCACGCAACCTCGCGGGATGTGATCCATAGTTTTTGGGCCCCCAACATTCACGGCAAAAAGGATCTGATCCCTGGCTATGAGAACGACTTGACGCTCGAAGTGGATCAGCCGGGCACGTGGCGAGGCCAATGCGCGGAGTTTTGTGGCCTGCAACATGCGCATATGGCTTTCGATATCGTTGCCCAAAGCCGAGCGGATTTCGATCGTTGGTACGTGCAACAACTTAGCGCTGCACCCGAACCCACAACTCCGCAAACCATACATGGACGTGATGTGTTTCTCAATCATCCTTGCATGATGTGTCACACCATCCGAGGGACTACTGCAGGCTCAACGGTCGGGCCCGATCTTACGCACGTTGCCAGCCGCTCCATGATCGCGGCAGGAACATTGAAGAACACGCCCGGCAACATGGCCGGATGGATACTGAACGCGCAAAGCATTAAGCCTGGAGTTCGCATGCCTCCGAATCCCATGCCCGGCCAGGACCTCAACGATTTGCTTGCGTATCTGGAGACACTGCGATGA